The Canis lupus familiaris isolate Mischka breed German Shepherd unplaced genomic scaffold, alternate assembly UU_Cfam_GSD_1.0 chrUn_S1542H1730, whole genome shotgun sequence DNA window ttgtCAGTCTGGTTAGAAGTTCATCAATATTATTAATCTctaaagaaccagcttttaggggggcctgggtggctcagcagttgagcatcagccttggTCTCAGGGGATGATCTTGGACATCCAGTATCAAGcagttccctgtgggaagcctatttctccctctgcctatggctctgcccgtgtctttcatgaataaagaaataaaatctttaaaaacaaaacaaaacagcttttgGTTagattaattttctctattgtatttttgtttctaattttgttgaCTTCTAGTCTTATCTCTATCTTTGCTTCCGTCTCATTCTTTGGGTagttttttcactctttttttcagctttttgttattgttgtcaaGGATTTAATATTTGgtttgaaactttttcttttgtaatataaacatttaacatTATAAATTTTCCACTTGTTCCTAGGTTTACCTTCATtccacatatttttcatttatttcaatatgttattttatttcctttgagtcTTAGTGGTTGACTCATAAAGTATTTAGAAGTAACctgtttaatttgtaaatattttctttccatttttctttggttattgattgttagtttgatttctttgtggtcagagaatatcTTCTATATGATTCCAGTTTGTTTAAActcattaatatttgttttattttacctctCTTGTTGGGATACCGATTTTGCAGTCTTACATGTACACTTCAAATAATGTGCAttctcttgatgggatgagcactgggttttattctatatcttggcaaattgaacactgataaaaaataaatttataaaagaaaataatatgcattCTGCCATTATTAGGCAGAGTGTTCTATAAACatcaattatatataattgacatatagtttTTCTATACTTTTGTGGATTTTCAGTCAACTAGTTCCATCGATTAGTAAATCTCCAGCTATGATTTACAATTtacctattatttcttcttttatttatgccAGTTTATTCTTCTTATATTTTGGTGTActgttaaatacataaataattaagatCTTTAGTTGTTATCGGTGAATTGGATAATTTAATGgtatgtaattttcttttgtatgtttgttAACTTTCTTTGATGGTAATATTAGCATATTTACTCCAACATTCCCTTTATTGTGGTTCACATGGtagtcattttttaattgtttgactTATCTATgtcattatatttgaagtgaaGTGTTTAAATACTGCATCTAGGTGGGAGGTTTCTTAAAAACACATTCTTATAATCCCTGTCTTTTAATCAGTGTAGGTATGTTTTGGTCATTTATACAATGTAATTATTTATGTTTGAACATCTGTTAATCATTTTGTTTGTTCtcatggttctttcttttgtttctcattttctgcCTCAAAATTAATAGCCccagtgtttcattttaatttatataacgTACGTTTGACTATACCATTTCTTAAAAGTTTGTGTGTGACATGATGTACCCAAGAAACATTTCACAGACCAGTTATAATCAATATTTTACTACTGGAGGTAGAATGCAGAAAATGTATTACTATATAAGACCCATCACTCTTcccttttttattgtggttatcaTTTATATTAAGTTTACAGACGTGAGTAGCTCCATCAGATAATGCTATAATTTTTGGTTTCATCAATTTTATGAAAGGATTTGTATAGAACTGGTGCCTTTGTTTGTCTTGACTGTTTAGTAGAAACCTACAATTAAGCCGTCTGCGCCTGGAGTTCTCTTTATGGGATGTCTTACTACATATTTGTTTACTTTAATAGATATAGGactatatatattagatatttcaACTTGAATTATCTTTGGTATATTGTATCCTTCAAAGAATTAGTGCATTCCATTTAAGTTGCCACATCTACTCTgcagacattttcaaaatatttcatttttatcttcttaatatCTGTATAATCTCTAATGATGTTATCGCGCTCATTCCTGACAAAGCTTATCTTTTCTTCAGGTCAGTCTCACAGCAGTTTTATCagtgttatttatcttttctaagaatcagctttcaattcctttgatcttctctcttgctttattgtgttctgtttcattgatttttgccttattgtttcctttcttctgtttaaatactttctctttgacttttttttcatgtagattgCCTAAGACATCATAGGTAACAATGAGAAATCACACAGCAATAACAACATTCATCTTGTTGGGACTTACAGAGGACCCACAGCTGCAagttcttctttttatcttcttatttctcAGCTACGTGCTGAGCATTACTGGAAATTTGACCATTATCATTCTTACATTTATGGATTCTCATCTTAAAAcacctatgtatttttttctcctgcaatTTCTCCATCTTAGAAATCTCATTCACAACAGTATGCATTCCCAGATTCTTGTACAGTATAACAACTGGAGACAACACTATTACGTATAATGCTTGCGcttgccaaatattttttattgggctTTTTGGGGTCACAGAATTTTTTCTCCTGGCAGCCAtgtcctatgaccgctatgtggccatctgcaaacccctTCATTATATGACCATCATGAATAACAAAGTCTGTACCATCCTTGTCCTCTGTTGCTGGATTTCTGGGCTGCTGATCATCATCACACCCCTTGGTATGGGCCTCCAGCTGGAATTCTGTGACTCCAATGCCATTGATCATTTTGGCTGTGATGCATctcctctttttaagatttcatgctCGGATACATGGGTTATAGAACAGGTGGTTATAATCTGTGCAGTACTGACATTCATTATTACACTGATAGGTGTCAttctttcctatatatatatcatcaggacaattctaagattttcttctgcttctcaaagaaaaaaagctttctccACCTGTTCTTCACACATGCTTGTTGTTTCCATTACATACGGCAGCTGTATTTTCATCTATATCAAGCCTTCGGCCAAAGAAGAGGTGGATATCAATAAAGGGGTATCCGTGCTCACTACATCTGTTGCTCCTTTGTTGAACCCTTTCATTTATACTTTGAGGAACAAGCAAGTGAAACGAGCTTTCAATGACACAAtcaaaaaaattgcatttatctTACACAAATAAGAGCACACTGAATACTACTGGAAAATACTACTGGAAAATACTACTGGAAAATACTACTGGAAAATTTGCTGGTCTTTTTatccttatttgattttttgcttattttttattttttataataaattaattttttattggtgttcaatttgccaacatacagaataacacccagtgctcatccctgtcaagtgcccccctcagtgcccgtcacccattcacccccaccccctgccctccttcccttccaccacccctagttcctttcccagagttaggagtctttatgttctgtctccctttctgatatttcccacacacttcttctcccttcctttatattccctttcactattatttatattccccaaatgaatgagaacatataatgtttgtccttctccgattgacttacttcactcagcataataccctccagttccatccatgttgaagcaaatggtgggtatttgtcatttctaatggctgaggaatattccattgtatacacaaaccacatcttctttatccattcatctttcaatggacaccgaggctccttccacaatttgatgtttttttaaagagagtgcaTTTACTAATCCTTATGTTGCATCTCGTcccatgtaaaaagaaaaaaaaaagttttttcatcCTAGGTATTTAAAGTAGATATTGGAACTTtccctttcaaaattaaaataaaaattcaatattatatacattaaagtcagaaaattgattatttctttttttaaagattttatttattcattcctgtgagacacagagagagaagcagacagagggagagggagaagcaggctccatgcagggagctggatgtgggactttatcccggaTCCCGAgatcgggacctgagccaaaggcagatgctcaacggcagagccatccaggcttcccaaattaagattatttaaagctgacattttattttctctctttgataaaatattaacatttataattttatactttacaACCGAAAATAGATAATAGCACATATCTGTTATATACACTGGCCTTCTATTTATTGGTTTAAAGTAGCTGCTTTATGGTATGAACAGTAAAAGAGGAGTAACCAACAAATTTCTTTATAAAGACTACTTGGAAACTTCGTTATAAAGattcagatagaaaaaaaatgaattgactgATTACATTTATTCCACatggtttgtttttgtctttttgtttttaacaggtAGGCATTTTGGAACTTTTGATTTCTGAGTAGTGGGGAACGATTAGATCTATTTAACACAAAATTTGCATTGGCTGCAGgtaaattctttttctctggttTGGAAATtaatctgataaaaataaaattgataaaaataagtttgtattcattgagaatatataaaattttctaaattttatatactttattatataacCTGAGAATATAAGAACCAtatagaacaaaaaggaaaaatggaaaaatccataATCATAGTGGGTGATTTTTACACATTATCTCAGCATTGCATAGCTCAAACTGACCAAAGCATCAATATAATATAGAAATCTAAACAACTCATGTAACAAACCAGACCTAATCATCAGTATGAAATATTGTACAAAAAATTCCTGAAAGCTGAACACTACTTTcaagagaaaaaatgtttatgaaattgaAGTTTTGAGTAAGCGATCAATATGAAGATATGTTGAACATCTCACATGTATTCAGAAATTAAATAGTATACACATGAAAAGCATTTGTATAAAAAAGGAGCTCAAaatgaatattagaaaatatttgtactctatgatatgaaaatattatgtgCTAAAGCCTGTGTGATACAGATAAAGGTGTGCttggaaagaaatatatagtgtaagtatttatattttaagaagaagaaacagtaaaATCAATTATCTAAGTATCCAtttcaagaagtaagaaaaagtacaaattaaatcaaagaaatgcaGAAGAGAATATACAACAGCAAAAAACTAAAAGTATAGAAACAGTATTTCAATAAAGGAtgtcaccatttgcttcaatgtggatggaactggaggatattatgctgaatgaagtaagtcagtcggagaaggacaaacactacatgatttcattcatatggggaatataaaaaatagtgaaagggattaaaggggaaaggagagaaaatgagtgggaaatatcagagagggagacggaacatgagagactcctaactctgggaaacgaacaaggggtggtggaaagggaggtgggcggggggatggggtgactgggtgacaggcactggtgggggcacttgatgagatgagcactgggtgttatactatatgttggcaaattgaaccccaataaaaaagatacaaaaaaaaaaaaggaaatcaccaATGCCAAgaatttttattctgttgttttatacTTGAGTGTTGTAGATTTGAGTATTAGGTCTGATTGCtttagaagtctttttttaaatccttgttgAATTTGAGCCTAGTTGTTCtatccatttttgaaaattaagtctCCGATTATTGTTGCTCAACTGTCTATTCTTCATTAGtcagttttgctttatgtattttggggctCTGTTGTTAAGTAGTTGGatgctttaaatttgttttccaatGTTTTACTTTCAATATGCTTATATTTTTGAATCTGTATGTATCTTCTATAGACAGTATACTGTGGttacttttttctcattattcCAGATTGAAAATCTCAGCTTTTCAATTGGATAGTTGGATCCATTTACATGTAATGTTA harbors:
- the OR6C2G gene encoding LOW QUALITY PROTEIN: olfactory receptor family 6 subfamily C member 2G isoform X1 (The sequence of the model RefSeq protein was modified relative to this genomic sequence to represent the inferred CDS: deleted 1 base in 1 codon); its protein translation is MRNHTAITTFILLGLTEDPQLQVLLFIFLFLSYVLSITGNLTIIILTFMDSHLKTPMYFFLLNFSILEISFTTVCIPRFLYSITTGDNTITYNACACQIFFIGLFGVTEFFLLAAMSYDRYVAICKPLHYMTIMNNKVCTILVLCCWISGLLIIITPLGMGLQLEFCDSNAIDHFGCDASPLFKISCSDTWVIEQVVIICAVLTFIITLIGVILSYIYIIRTILRFSSASQRKKAFSTCSSHMLVVSITYGSCIFIYIKPSAKEEVDINKGVSVLTTSVAPLLNPFIYTLRNKQVKRAFNDTIKKIAFILHK